Proteins from one Amycolatopsis benzoatilytica AK 16/65 genomic window:
- the rpsT gene encoding 30S ribosomal protein S20: MANIKSQVKRITTNEKARQRNLAIRSSVKTAIRKFREAAEAGDKDKALELQRDAARKLDKAVTKGVLHANQAANKKSALAKRANQL; this comes from the coding sequence ATGGCTAACATCAAGTCGCAGGTCAAGCGCATCACCACGAACGAGAAGGCGCGGCAGCGCAACCTGGCGATCCGGTCCTCGGTGAAGACCGCGATCCGCAAGTTCCGCGAGGCCGCCGAAGCCGGTGACAAGGACAAGGCCCTCGAGCTCCAGCGCGACGCCGCTCGCAAGCTGGACAAGGCCGTCACCAAGGGCGTCCTCCACGCCAACCAGGCCGCGAACAAGAAGTCGGCTCTCGCGAAGCGCGCGAACCAGCTCTGA